Proteins from one Flavobacterium branchiarum genomic window:
- a CDS encoding Ppx/GppA phosphatase family protein has product MIKIKKYGAIDIGSNAMRLLISNVVEQEGKEPQFNKSSLVRVPIRLGQDAFTVGEISQENIERMCDAMKAFNLLMKVHKVEHYRAFATSAMREAYNGKEVVEIIKKKADIKIEIIDGKKEAAIIASTDLHHLLKTDQTYLFVDVGGGSTEFTLFSNGKMVTSRSFKAGTVRLLNGMVCDVVWNEIEKWIRTNTEEYEEVTLIGSGGNINKLFKMSGKQQEKPLSYIYVNSQYAFLNSLTYDQRIAELGLNPDRADVIIPATRIYLNAMKWSGARQIYVPKIGLSDGIVKAMYYEKI; this is encoded by the coding sequence ATGATTAAAATAAAAAAATATGGAGCAATCGATATTGGATCAAATGCCATGCGATTGCTGATTTCCAATGTTGTAGAACAAGAGGGGAAGGAACCTCAATTTAATAAAAGTTCCCTAGTACGTGTGCCAATTCGTTTAGGTCAAGATGCCTTTACAGTTGGAGAAATATCTCAAGAAAATATCGAAAGAATGTGCGATGCAATGAAAGCATTTAATCTTTTGATGAAAGTACATAAAGTGGAGCATTATAGAGCATTTGCAACATCTGCAATGAGAGAAGCCTATAATGGAAAAGAAGTGGTAGAAATAATCAAGAAAAAGGCAGATATAAAGATTGAAATTATTGACGGTAAAAAAGAAGCAGCTATTATAGCTTCAACAGATTTACATCATTTGTTAAAAACAGATCAAACCTATCTTTTTGTAGATGTTGGAGGTGGTAGTACTGAATTTACTTTATTTTCTAATGGTAAAATGGTTACTTCGAGGTCATTTAAAGCTGGAACAGTACGATTGTTAAATGGTATGGTTTGCGATGTCGTATGGAATGAAATTGAAAAATGGATTAGAACAAATACAGAAGAATACGAAGAAGTTACTCTTATAGGATCAGGAGGGAATATTAATAAATTATTCAAAATGTCTGGTAAACAGCAAGAAAAGCCATTGTCATACATTTATGTGAACTCACAATATGCTTTCTTAAATTCCCTAACATATGATCAGAGAATTGCCGAATTAGGACTTAATCCCGATCGTGCCGATGTAATCATTCCAGCAACAAGAATCTATCTTAATGCTATGAAATGGAGTGGAGCAAGACAAATTTATGTTCCAAAAATTGGTCTTTCAGATGGTATTGTAAAAGCAATGTATTACGAAAAAATATAA
- a CDS encoding TMEM175 family protein, translating into MNKTRLEAFSDGVLAIIITIMILEIKVPEKESFSDLMPLIPKFLSYVLSFIYVGIYWNNHHYLLHGLSKVNGKILWANLHLLFWLSLIPVSTGWMGEHNFAKASMALYGIILMLCAIAYNILQRYIILNEGKDAALTKALGKDLKGKISIVLYFIGIVSSFYNEWISGSCYIIVAFLWLIPDVRIERIFNTIEKE; encoded by the coding sequence ATGAATAAAACAAGATTAGAGGCATTTAGTGATGGCGTCTTGGCAATTATAATTACCATAATGATTCTTGAAATAAAAGTGCCTGAGAAAGAAAGTTTTAGTGACTTAATGCCTCTAATTCCTAAGTTTTTAAGTTATGTTTTAAGTTTTATCTATGTTGGTATTTACTGGAACAATCATCATTATTTATTACATGGATTATCAAAAGTAAACGGAAAAATCCTTTGGGCTAATTTGCATTTACTTTTTTGGTTGTCGCTAATTCCTGTTTCTACAGGTTGGATGGGAGAACATAATTTTGCAAAAGCTTCAATGGCATTGTATGGAATTATCTTAATGCTTTGTGCCATTGCATATAACATACTTCAAAGATATATTATCTTGAATGAAGGAAAAGATGCTGCTTTAACTAAAGCATTAGGGAAAGATTTAAAAGGAAAAATTTCTATAGTTTTGTATTTTATCGGAATAGTTTCTTCTTTTTATAACGAATGGATATCAGGTTCATGCTATATAATAGTTGCTTTTTTATGGTTGATTCCTGATGTAAGAATCGAGAGAATTTTTAACACAATCGAAAAAGAATAG
- a CDS encoding Crp/Fnr family transcriptional regulator — MKSIFQSLQVLPLKELDKLDGLITKKKLKKGDFLIQESQISQEIVLIKSGALRSFYINTEGEEITNCITFQNEFMAAFSSFITQKPTEENIQALFDTELEVINHANIEQLYENSIHWQKVGRIVAEMQYMNLEKRILSFQKLTGKERYETLFKNHPNYIQLIPLQYLASFLGVTPRHLSRIRKAVL; from the coding sequence ATGAAATCAATATTTCAATCTCTTCAAGTTTTACCTCTAAAGGAATTAGATAAATTAGATGGTTTAATCACTAAAAAGAAATTAAAAAAAGGAGATTTTTTAATTCAAGAATCACAAATTTCTCAAGAAATTGTTTTGATAAAATCGGGTGCCTTACGCTCATTTTATATCAATACCGAAGGAGAAGAGATTACAAATTGCATTACATTTCAAAATGAATTCATGGCTGCCTTTTCCAGTTTTATTACTCAAAAACCCACCGAAGAAAATATTCAAGCCTTATTTGATACTGAACTCGAAGTGATTAATCATGCTAATATAGAGCAACTTTATGAGAATAGTATTCATTGGCAAAAAGTAGGACGAATAGTAGCCGAAATGCAATATATGAATTTAGAAAAACGCATTTTATCTTTTCAGAAACTTACAGGAAAAGAGCGCTACGAAACATTATTTAAAAATCACCCTAATTATATTCAGTTAATTCCATTACAATATTTAGCTTCATTTTTAGGAGTTACTCCAAGGCATTTAAGCCGTATTCGCAAAGCAGTTTTATAG
- a CDS encoding saccharopine dehydrogenase, whose amino-acid sequence MKKNILVIGGTGLVGKVILRILQERNPDFNLFVGSRNLGNSSNDLVIDVTSPNTFNCITDNKIDLIVMCTKDSDNVILQFAIKNELDYIDITKPTPDLAIAYDLANTNEQNIKNHIVFGSGWMGGIVGSLIDFVEPEKHKIQEVNLYIYYSIKDLAGKSSANFLAENVCKPYIVYNNNKPQKVKHFLNSEKFNFSFEIGKRQVYNLDVPELFILNQIEKIPTVSVKMTYNSKFVTRLMGYFQSLKIFNIMSLRERKLLFGGSGNGDQTIFEIVVKTQNKTKKISLQSVKGQAELTAFSTVLHIEKMLNDSLVGGIYFGHQIHTSKEIFEALHNYNSINLKLS is encoded by the coding sequence ATGAAAAAAAATATTTTAGTAATTGGAGGAACGGGATTAGTTGGTAAAGTTATTTTGCGTATCCTTCAAGAACGAAATCCTGACTTTAATTTGTTTGTCGGAAGTCGAAATTTAGGAAATTCTAGTAATGATTTAGTCATTGATGTAACAAGTCCTAATACTTTTAATTGCATCACAGATAACAAAATCGATTTGATTGTTATGTGTACAAAAGATAGTGATAACGTAATTTTACAGTTTGCAATCAAAAACGAATTGGATTATATTGATATCACAAAGCCAACGCCAGATTTAGCAATAGCATACGATTTAGCCAATACAAATGAGCAAAATATAAAAAATCATATTGTTTTTGGTTCAGGTTGGATGGGAGGCATTGTAGGTAGTTTAATTGATTTTGTTGAGCCAGAGAAGCATAAAATTCAAGAAGTAAATCTTTATATCTATTATTCAATAAAAGATTTAGCAGGCAAAAGTTCCGCTAATTTTTTGGCCGAAAATGTATGTAAGCCCTATATTGTTTATAATAATAACAAACCTCAAAAAGTAAAACATTTTCTAAACTCAGAAAAATTTAATTTTTCATTCGAAATAGGAAAACGACAAGTTTATAATCTTGATGTTCCGGAGTTGTTTATTTTGAATCAGATAGAAAAGATACCGACAGTTTCAGTCAAGATGACGTATAATTCTAAATTCGTTACCCGTTTAATGGGATATTTTCAGTCACTTAAGATTTTTAATATAATGTCTTTAAGAGAAAGAAAGTTGTTGTTTGGAGGAAGCGGAAATGGAGATCAAACTATTTTTGAAATTGTTGTTAAAACTCAAAATAAGACCAAAAAAATAAGTTTGCAAAGCGTAAAAGGCCAAGCTGAATTAACTGCATTTTCAACAGTTTTGCATATCGAAAAGATGTTGAATGATTCTTTGGTTGGTGGAATTTATTTTGGTCATCAAATACATACTTCAAAAGAAATTTTCGAAGCATTACATAATTATAACTCTATTAATCTTAAATTAAGTTAA
- a CDS encoding NAD(P)H-dependent oxidoreductase → MKNILIINGHPNPSSFNFALAEAYKKGALETDAKVETITIADLEFNPNLQFGYQKRTELEPDLLESWEKIKRADHLVWIHPVWWGGLPAITKGFIDRLFLPGMAFQYRENSIWWDKLLKGKTAHIITTLDQPGWYYRLFFGRPSVNQLKKSTLEFCGVKPVKVSYIGVIKTSNSNQKDKWLNKVYNFGLKNR, encoded by the coding sequence ATGAAAAATATTCTTATAATCAACGGGCACCCTAATCCTTCAAGTTTTAATTTTGCTTTAGCAGAAGCTTATAAAAAAGGAGCTTTAGAGACCGATGCAAAAGTTGAAACAATTACAATTGCAGATTTAGAGTTTAACCCTAATTTGCAATTTGGTTATCAAAAAAGAACCGAATTAGAACCTGATTTATTAGAATCTTGGGAAAAAATAAAAAGAGCAGATCATCTGGTTTGGATTCACCCCGTTTGGTGGGGAGGTTTACCAGCAATTACAAAAGGATTTATTGATCGACTTTTTTTACCTGGAATGGCTTTTCAATATCGTGAAAACTCAATTTGGTGGGATAAATTATTAAAAGGTAAAACAGCTCACATTATTACAACTTTAGATCAGCCAGGATGGTATTACAGATTGTTTTTTGGAAGACCAAGTGTTAATCAATTGAAGAAATCTACTTTAGAGTTTTGTGGTGTAAAGCCAGTTAAAGTTAGTTATATTGGAGTTATTAAAACATCAAATAGTAATCAAAAAGATAAGTGGCTGAATAAAGTTTATAATTTTGGATTGAAAAATAGATAA
- a CDS encoding acetate uptake transporter produces MEKQFANPGPLGLLGFGMTTILLNIHNMGFFPISAVIIAMGLFYGGIAQVIAGLISFKKGNIFAATAFTSYGFFWLTLVAIWMLPNTGITLASATPDSFLACYLALWGLFTGFMWYGTWGTSRVLRFVFLSLTILFFLLAIEKWTGIKSIATIAGVVGVICGSSAFYLAMAELLEEIKQRKVLPY; encoded by the coding sequence ATGGAAAAACAATTTGCAAACCCAGGTCCTTTAGGATTATTAGGCTTCGGAATGACCACGATTTTACTAAATATCCATAATATGGGTTTTTTCCCTATTAGCGCTGTAATTATAGCAATGGGACTTTTTTATGGAGGAATAGCTCAAGTAATTGCTGGGCTTATTTCTTTTAAAAAAGGAAATATTTTTGCAGCAACTGCATTCACTTCTTATGGTTTTTTCTGGCTCACATTAGTAGCTATATGGATGCTACCAAATACTGGAATTACATTAGCAAGTGCTACTCCTGACTCCTTTTTAGCATGTTATTTAGCCCTCTGGGGATTATTCACTGGTTTTATGTGGTATGGAACATGGGGAACAAGTAGAGTACTACGTTTTGTTTTTCTTTCTTTAACTATTTTATTCTTTTTATTAGCTATCGAAAAATGGACAGGAATTAAATCAATTGCAACCATTGCAGGAGTCGTTGGTGTCATTTGTGGTAGTAGCGCTTTTTACTTAGCAATGGCAGAACTATTAGAAGAAATAAAACAGAGAAAAGTTTTACCTTATTAA
- a CDS encoding DNA polymerase III, whose translation MESLLLINDPVLNGTIISIELPNEGSKLDFEKEMNGLLGHLRGHLHNHDVTINVIVNESFEFKKSLNDQDRYNRLLEINPNIELLRTTFGLDLHT comes from the coding sequence ATGGAATCACTATTGCTTATAAATGATCCTGTTTTAAACGGAACAATCATCTCTATAGAACTACCTAATGAAGGTTCTAAGCTAGATTTTGAAAAAGAGATGAATGGTTTATTAGGACACTTAAGAGGGCATTTACATAATCACGACGTCACTATTAATGTTATTGTAAATGAAAGTTTTGAATTCAAAAAAAGTCTTAACGATCAAGATCGCTACAATCGTTTATTAGAAATAAATCCAAACATAGAGCTTTTAAGAACTACTTTTGGATTGGATTTACATACTTAA
- the dnaX gene encoding DNA polymerase III subunit gamma/tau: MEQFVVSARKYRPQTFKDVVGQKAITNTLLNAIESNHLASALLFTGPRGVGKTTCARILARKINQPGYDDPNEDFAFNVFELDAASNNSVDDIRSLIDQVRIPPQTGQYKVYIIDEVHMLSSAAFNAFLKTLEEPPKHAIFILATTEKHKIIPTILSRCQIFDFKRITVKDAKEHLAEVATSQGVVYEDDALHIIAQKADGAMRDALSIFDRVVSYCGTNLTRQAVTENLNVLDYETYIAITDFILENKIPELLVAYNDILAKGFDGHHFIAGLASHFRDLLVSKTPATIALLEVGEQAQQMYASQSQKTSQEFLLKGIEIANDCDLKYKLSQNQRLLVELCLMQLASINYDGEKKKLTNT, from the coding sequence ATGGAACAATTTGTAGTATCGGCTCGTAAATATCGCCCACAGACATTTAAAGATGTTGTGGGACAAAAAGCCATTACCAACACTTTACTAAATGCCATAGAAAGTAATCACCTAGCTTCGGCTTTATTATTTACTGGACCGCGTGGAGTTGGTAAAACAACTTGTGCACGTATTCTTGCTCGAAAAATAAATCAGCCTGGTTATGATGATCCAAATGAAGATTTTGCATTTAACGTTTTTGAATTAGATGCTGCTTCAAACAACTCTGTTGATGATATTCGTAGTTTGATTGATCAAGTTAGAATCCCTCCACAAACAGGACAATACAAAGTTTATATTATTGACGAGGTGCACATGTTATCTTCGGCCGCTTTTAATGCTTTTTTGAAAACATTAGAAGAACCGCCTAAACATGCCATCTTTATATTAGCAACAACCGAGAAGCATAAAATCATTCCAACGATTTTATCTCGTTGTCAAATTTTTGACTTCAAAAGAATCACAGTAAAAGATGCAAAAGAGCACCTAGCTGAAGTTGCAACTAGTCAAGGTGTCGTTTATGAAGACGATGCACTACACATTATTGCACAAAAGGCTGATGGAGCAATGCGTGACGCTTTGTCTATTTTTGACCGAGTTGTTTCTTATTGCGGTACTAATTTAACACGTCAGGCAGTTACCGAAAACCTAAACGTTTTAGATTACGAAACTTATATTGCTATTACTGATTTTATACTTGAAAATAAAATTCCTGAATTATTAGTTGCTTACAATGACATCTTAGCCAAAGGTTTTGACGGTCATCATTTTATTGCTGGACTAGCATCTCACTTTAGAGATTTATTAGTTAGCAAAACTCCTGCTACTATAGCTCTTCTTGAAGTTGGTGAACAAGCACAACAAATGTATGCGTCGCAATCTCAAAAAACGAGTCAAGAATTTCTTTTAAAAGGAATCGAAATCGCTAATGATTGTGATTTAAAATACAAACTGAGTCAGAATCAACGCTTATTGGTCGAACTTTGTTTAATGCAATTAGCCTCTATCAATTATGATGGAGAAAAAAAAAAGTTAACCAATACATAA
- a CDS encoding DUF4256 domain-containing protein has translation MKNNKKELSPEQSSELLKILKARFEKNKNRHEAIDWVKVQTKLEASPEKLWVLNEMEITEGEPDVVGFDTVTNEYIFYDCSAESPKGRRSICYDHEALEKRKENKPKDSAVNIAANMGIEILNETEYRQLQQLGNFDAKTSSWIVTPANIRKLGGALFSDFRYDTVFVYHNGADSYYAARGFRGSLRV, from the coding sequence ATGAAGAATAATAAAAAAGAGTTATCACCAGAACAAAGTTCAGAACTACTTAAGATATTGAAAGCTCGTTTTGAGAAAAATAAGAATCGTCATGAAGCCATTGATTGGGTTAAAGTACAAACAAAACTAGAAGCAAGTCCCGAAAAATTATGGGTGCTCAATGAAATGGAAATAACAGAGGGCGAACCAGATGTTGTAGGTTTTGATACTGTGACCAATGAATATATTTTTTACGATTGTTCAGCCGAAAGTCCAAAAGGACGCAGAAGTATTTGTTACGATCATGAAGCACTAGAAAAAAGAAAAGAGAACAAACCAAAAGATAGCGCTGTGAATATAGCGGCTAATATGGGAATTGAGATTTTGAATGAAACCGAATATCGCCAGTTACAGCAACTTGGAAACTTTGATGCTAAAACATCGAGTTGGATTGTAACACCTGCTAATATAAGAAAACTAGGAGGCGCTCTCTTTTCGGATTTTCGCTATGATACTGTTTTTGTATATCATAACGGGGCAGATTCTTATTATGCTGCCAGAGGATTTAGAGGATCTTTAAGAGTTTAG
- a CDS encoding HEPN domain-containing protein, producing the protein MKNSIAYLPQKKQRDLVRFVEEITKRLPKTQMIILYGSYARNEYVNHDEKVEFGIPTSFRSDYDILVVTDSVTDQRASRMLDAIDNMYYRDPDLQTPVEFIHENIKRLNEYIDAGRYFYTQIKEEGILLYNSEKFTLAEQRPLRFDEIKEQAEEYFKDKFEKANFFFEDAILNYEKERYQMASFYLHQACENSFQTIRLVHTLTNPKQHNLEKLFSFTRKYSTDLPSVFPNDNPEEKRLFELLKSAYIEARYNPKFIVTKEDIDALLPKVKRLLEITKRICEAKIAEYAKQV; encoded by the coding sequence ATGAAGAATTCTATTGCTTACCTGCCACAAAAGAAACAAAGAGATCTCGTTCGTTTTGTAGAAGAAATAACAAAAAGACTTCCGAAAACTCAGATGATTATTCTTTACGGAAGTTATGCAAGAAACGAATATGTAAATCATGATGAAAAAGTAGAATTTGGTATTCCTACTTCATTCAGAAGTGATTATGATATTCTCGTAGTAACAGATAGTGTAACAGATCAACGTGCAAGCCGAATGCTTGATGCGATTGATAATATGTATTATCGGGATCCAGATTTGCAAACTCCAGTTGAGTTTATTCATGAAAACATCAAGCGATTAAATGAATATATCGATGCAGGGAGATATTTTTATACTCAAATAAAAGAAGAAGGAATTTTACTTTATAACAGTGAGAAATTTACTCTTGCCGAACAACGCCCGCTTCGTTTTGATGAAATAAAAGAGCAGGCAGAAGAATATTTTAAAGATAAATTTGAAAAAGCAAATTTCTTTTTTGAAGATGCAATATTAAACTATGAAAAAGAACGCTATCAAATGGCTTCTTTTTATTTGCATCAAGCTTGCGAAAACAGTTTTCAGACAATTCGATTGGTACATACGTTAACAAACCCAAAGCAACATAATTTGGAAAAATTGTTTTCTTTCACAAGAAAATATTCAACAGATTTACCTTCTGTTTTTCCCAATGATAATCCCGAAGAAAAACGATTATTCGAACTCCTGAAAAGTGCTTATATCGAGGCTCGTTATAATCCTAAGTTCATCGTAACCAAAGAAGATATCGATGCATTGTTGCCTAAAGTAAAACGTTTGTTAGAAATAACAAAGCGAATATGTGAAGCTAAAATCGCCGAATACGCAAAACAGGTATAA
- a CDS encoding HEPN domain-containing protein, which translates to MKNSIAYLPQKKQRDLVRFVEEITKRLPKTQMIILYGSYARNEYVNHDEKVEFGIPTSFRSDYDILVVTDGVTDQRASRMLDAIDNMYYRDPDLQTPVEFIHENIKRLNEYIDAGRYFYTEIKEEGILLYDSGKFTLAEQRPLRFDEIKEQAEEYFKDKFSRANSFMRSSMHGYNDKDFRIVSFYLHQACENSFQTIRLVHTLTNPKQHNLEKLFSFTRKYSTDLPSIFPNDNPEEKRLFELLKSAYIEARYNPKFIVTKEDIDALLPKVKRLLEITKRICEAQIAEYAKQVQS; encoded by the coding sequence ATGAAGAATTCTATTGCTTACCTGCCACAAAAGAAACAAAGAGATCTCGTTCGTTTTGTAGAAGAAATAACAAAAAGACTTCCGAAAACTCAGATGATTATTCTCTACGGAAGTTATGCAAGAAACGAATATGTTAATCATGATGAAAAAGTAGAATTTGGTATTCCTACTTCATTCAGAAGTGATTATGATATTCTCGTAGTAACAGATGGTGTAACAGATCAACGTGCAAGCCGAATGCTTGATGCGATTGATAATATGTATTATCGGGACCCAGATTTGCAAACTCCAGTTGAGTTTATTCATGAAAACATCAAGCGATTAAATGAATATATCGATGCAGGCAGGTATTTTTATACCGAAATTAAAGAAGAAGGAATTTTACTTTACGATAGCGGAAAATTTACTCTTGCAGAACAACGCCCGCTTCGTTTTGATGAAATAAAAGAACAGGCAGAAGAATATTTTAAAGATAAATTTAGCAGAGCCAATAGTTTTATGAGAAGTTCTATGCATGGTTATAATGATAAAGATTTTAGAATAGTTTCTTTTTATCTTCATCAAGCTTGCGAAAATAGTTTTCAGACAATTCGATTGGTACATACATTAACAAATCCGAAGCAACATAATTTGGAAAAATTATTTTCTTTCACAAGAAAATATTCAACAGATTTACCTTCTATTTTTCCCAATGATAATCCCGAAGAAAAACGATTATTCGAACTCCTGAAAAGTGCTTATATCGAGGCTCGTTATAATCCTAAGTTCATCGTAACCAAAGAAGATATCGATGCATTGTTGCCTAAAGTAAAACGTTTGTTAGAAATAACAAAGCGAATATGTGAAGCTCAAATCGCCGAATACGCAAAACAGGTGCAATCTTAG